The following are from one region of the Micromonas commoda chromosome 12, complete sequence genome:
- a CDS encoding predicted protein has product MQLQVRSVLTGGAVRLTGLPCVPRRDAMTLINRGRPLLESSGSFVKGTRQRDRRPVVPRAIMDDTSDTQDLEEMCDTDLGFCELWENEMVAFWRSWNDMAETERHKVRDVDIRWLVKLGRVDEQFTKPDVVFNNARKLSALLPDANVPNMLQREPEVLNLNFVRASQSILELQSVLCSSDHCSDVTPVLERHPRLLLCEDVVAEVDAAKARLQELAPSCDAGKAISEYPELIYRIHNYGEYSELPISIQNIILETSNEEVDDILESYNSRWDEWERERGDVPSEWQGMGVASKEYQRKGLDGDGWMNESAQSAEAAEWMLDGYFDPEDED; this is encoded by the coding sequence ATGCAGCTTCAAGTCCGGAGCGTTCTCACGGGAGGCGCTGTGCGTCTCACAGGCCTGCCATgtgttcctcgccgcgatgcgatGACCCTGATCAACCGCGGGAGGCCGCTCCTGGAATCGTCCGGCTCGTTCGTGAAGGGTACACGTCAGCGCGACCGACGACCGGTCGTGCCCCGAGCGATCATGGACGACACGAGCGATACACAGGACCTGGAGGAGATGTGTGACACTGACCTGGGTTTCTGCGAGCTCTGGGAGAACGAGATGGTCGCGTTTTGGAGGTCTTGGAACGACATGGCCGAGACCGAGCGGCACAAGGTGAGAGATGTCGACATTCGCTGGCTCGTCAAATTaggccgcgtcgacgagcagTTCACCAAGCCTGACGTGGTCTTCAATAACGCAAGGAAGCTCAGCGCGCTGCTGCCTGATGCGAACGTGCCCAATATGCTGCAGCGCGAGCCCGAGGTGTTGAACCTCAACTTCGTGCGCGCTTCGCAGAGCATCCTCGAGCTGCAGTCGGTACTTTGCTCGAGTGATCACTGCTCTGACGTCACGCCAGTACTCGAGCGCCATCCTCGCTTGCTGCTGTGTGAAGATGTAGTAGCCGAGGTTGATGCCGCAAAAGCTCGATTGCAGGAGCTGGCGCCCTCTTGCGACGCGGGCAAAGCGATCAGCGAGTACCCTGAGCTCATATACCGCATCCACAACTATGGCGAGTACAGCGAGCTGCCCATTTCGATTCAGAACATCATCCTCGAGACATCAAACGAAGAGGTGGATGACATCTTGGAGTCATACAATAGCAGGTGGGACGAGTGGGAACGGGAGCGTGGGGATGTTCCCTCCGAGTGGCAAGGGATGGGTGTCGCGAGCAAGGAGTACCAGCGCAAAGGACTCGACGGTGACGGTTGGATGAACGAGTCGGCGCAAAGTGCAGAGGCGGCGGAATGGATGCTTGACGGGTACTTCGACCCCGAGGATGAAGACTGA
- a CDS encoding predicted protein, producing MPLENPLHDAGRNARYTDSNAALQKVDLMALAMQNADKQADEDADFEALVREKIEQGKVKRGGSWLVAKFQLEKDKRFKVVKRRAEQLYKEITRKMTNEEEPEKPKESGDREEEQPAKRARVDAPAEEDDGGVTFDPDDYE from the coding sequence ATGCCGTTGGAGAATCCGCTGCACGACGCCGGCAGAAACGCGAGGTACACCGACTCAAACGCGGCTTTGCAGAAGGTTGACCTGATGGCGTTGGCAATGCAGAACGCGGACAAGCAGGCGGATGAAGATGCTGACTTTGAGGCTCTTGTCAGGGAGAAGATCGAGCAGGGAAAGGTCAAGAGGGGCGGGTCGTGGTTGGTAGCGAAATTCCAACTCGAGAAGGACAAGCGGTTCAAGGTGGTGAAGAGACGCGCAGAGCAATTGTACAAGGAAATCACGAGAAAAATGACGAATGAGGAGGAGCCGGAGAAGCCGAAGGAATCAGGAGATCGAGAGGAAGAACAACCGGCGAAGCGCGCTAGAGTTGACGCTCCTGCcgaagaggacgacggcggagtCACATTCGACCCCGACGACTACGAATAG
- a CDS encoding predicted protein has product LVRLILIGNQLTSVPAEIGQLAVLNHLDLANNHLTSVPAEIGQLTSLGCLDLSYNQLTSVPAEIGQLMSLRRMGLSHNRLTSVPAEIGQLTSVRELYLGGNQLTSVPAEIGQLTSVRELYLGGNQLTSVPAEIGQLASLRELHFRGNQLTSVPAEI; this is encoded by the coding sequence CTGGTGAGGTTGATCCTCAtcggcaatcagctgacgagcgtgccggcggagatcgggcagctcgcggtgCTGAATCACTTGGACCTCGCCAACAATCAtctgacgagcgtgccggcggagatcgggcagctcacctCGCTGGGGTGTTTGGATCTCAGctacaatcagctgacgagcgtgccggctgagatcgggcagctcatgTCGCTTCGGCGGATGGGCCTCAGCCAcaatcggctgacgagcgtgccggcggagatcgggcagctcacgtcggtGAGGGAGTTGTACCTcggcggcaatcagctgacgagcgtgccggcggagatcgggcagctcacgtcggtGAGGGAGTTGTACCTcggcggcaatcagctgacgagcgtgccggctgAGATTGgacagctcgcgtcgctgagggAGTTGCATTTCcgcggcaatcagctgacgagcgtgcctgcggagatc